From a region of the Carassius auratus strain Wakin chromosome 31, ASM336829v1, whole genome shotgun sequence genome:
- the LOC113050565 gene encoding adenylate kinase 4, mitochondrial-like: MSRLFRAVIMGPPGSGKGTISERIAHSFGLKHLSSGDFVRENIAAKTEAGVLAKTYIKKGLLVPDHVMTRLLLPRLEEMTKYSWVLDGFPRTLAQAESLNSACDLDVAINLNIPLETLKERLRHRWIHPLSGRVYNMCFNPPRVQGIDDITGEPLIQQEDDRPEALVARLRHYKDVAKPVADFYKGKGILYTFSDTETDRIWPNISTLLSTKIPTIQSDARYASTH, encoded by the exons ATGTCCAGGTTATTCCGGGCTGTTATCATGGGTCCACCAGGCTCGGGGAAGGGGACCATATCCGAGAGGATCGCGCACAGTTTCGGCCTTAAACATTTGTCCAGTGGAGACTTTGTCCGAGAAAACATCGCTGCGAAAACTG AGGCTGGTGTTCTAGCTAAGacgtatataaaaaaaggatTGCTTGTGCCAGACCATGTCATGACGCGTCTTCTGCTGCCTAGATTGGAGGAGATGACCAAATACAGCTGGGTGTTGGATG GTTTCCCTCGAACGCTAGCTCAGGCTGAATCCCTGAACAGTGCCTGTGATCTGGATGTAGCTATCAACCTCAACATCCCTCTGGAAACACTGAAGGAAAGGCTACGACATCGATGGATACATCCACTCAGCGGCAGAGTGTACAATATGTGCTTTAATCCTCCCCGCGTCCAG GGGATAGATGACATCACAGGAGAGCCATTGATTCAACAGGAGGATGACAGACCAGAAGCCCTGGTGGCCAGACTGAGACACTACAAAGATGTTGCCAAACCTGTCGCAGACTTTTATAA GGGTAAAGGGATCCTGTACACATTCTCGGACACAGAGACAGATCGGATCTGGCCGAATATCAGCACACTTCTCAGCACAAAGATCCCTACCATCCAATCAGATGCTCGGTATGCTTCAACTCACTGA